CTAGAATTGGTAGTGCTGGAATTCATCTGCATTTCTTGTGGCCTTCCTTCACcctgactcttttttttcatatgtgcaACAAGAACACATATGAGAAAGGAATTGACAGGGTAATCCCAAGCAAGCtagttttaaatgtaaaatgggAGTTTACTCATTCTGTCACTTCGGGAAAGAGAGTTAAAAGTTGTTTGAAGGCGGGTAAGGAAGAATTTAAGTGACTGCGTCTTTATAATTGTATTTGAAAGGAGTAAACTGGAACCTCGGAAAAGGCCATTTGTGGGTGCATGTGTGATTTATTTAGGGTGCGTTCTTCTCCATTTCCTTCCCCAATAGGAAAGATTCCCTATTCTCCCAAtaggggagaaagaaaaccaaacttgCACGTAGCTTGGGGTAACTTAGGGATATTTTTGTAGTGTGTTATTAAGAGTGACTCACgtctttttgtctgtttttatttttctgtgaagtaaTGAGTCCTGGGTAaatactgcttctcctttgttCGCTTCCCGGATACTGTCCATCACGCGTTATTAAGTTTGAGCAAAGCAGTGCTCTGTTAAAGAGATTTACTGCTGCCTCTGTTGGCTTAGCTGAGTCTTGCTGATGCAATACTAACAAGGTTTGCTTATTCACGGCAGCCTACAGGACTTTCTCTCAAAAGTACCTTCAGCGAAGCTGTGTAATCATAGCAGCTGAACTGGTTGAATTCTGTACTTGTCTTGTGCTTGAAGTCATGGTTTATAGTGACCGTTTTAAAAGGGCTTAAATTTGAACCATATTCTCACTGTTCATTTCCCGGACTCTGTGCTGGGGCTGTAGGTATTTTCTCAAGCTCACTCTGGTGAATACATTACCCATATTCATGTTACTTCACAGGCTGCTTCTAGCAGACGTGGCTCTTGGTTGGCACAACAGCTACGGCTTGGATTGCATCAAACTTCTCTGAAACCCTTCACAGTTTTCTGAAGGAGCGTGTAAAATGTTTAATATGGTTGAGTCGTTTTTCACTAATCCTTTCTCTTGTTCTCACAGCATATTTGAAGGAGGAAGATGCCAATTGTCAAAAACGTGAGCAGAGCTGTCAGCCAGCTGCTACAGAGCTCTGGTTGTGGATGTGGGATTTCCATCGTGCCTGTTCGATGCATCGGAGTCTCACCCCGCCAGGTGGCCTCCGATGCTAGCTTTCACTCGGTTTCTTTTTCCGACACTGATCATCCTCGGGTGCTAATTACAGGTCAGCATTCCTGTCATAACTGTACTCCTGCCCCACCCTCGCAGTTGAGTCCCccattcccctcctccctccctggtGAGCAGAatactggaaataaaaacactCAGATATCCTGGAATTGTGGTGGTCTTTTCTGGTTGGTGATAGGATCAGAGACCCACGTTGTGAACTTTCCTACTATTTTTATTCCAGAGTCTACTAAAACCAGTTCATTGGGTTTCCCTtgaggaaaaagctttttggCCCACTGAGAAAAACAGCACTTGTTCCTGAAGCAATAAATGTGATTATAGAACTCCGCATTTTTTCGTATCACTTTTTCTCTGACTTTTGTCTCTTGTGCATTGCCTTTTAGGTGGTCTTGGCCAGCTTGGAGTAGGACTTGCTAAGCTTCTGAGGTATGTCATGATTCTCTGACTTGCTGAGTGAATTCAAGCTTTAGCCATCACTTCTAGAAGGAATGATTTTCTGGAAAGTGGTTTTTCAAAGAATGCTAGTGACAACTGCAGATTCTTTTTTGCCTCTTAGTTTTGTAAATGACTTTatatttttactgtctttttattttttcactgctgtgtttGGTTTAGGCTCGCTGACGTACTTTCTGTGTGTACGTTGGTCATGATTCCCAAAATAACATAATTTTGTCTAAAAGACTAGCTGCTGAGTTCAGTCTGCTTCCAGTTAAATGGAATTATTCACAGCCTGAATCCTCAGAGGGTggtcagttttccttttctcttttttttggtcTAGCCAAATAAGGCTGGATTTGAGTGCTCAACAGAGAGACAAAGGCTGTGATTTTATGCAGGTactacaggagagaaaaaagtacAAACATCTACTTGAAAAAATAAGTAGTCCTTTGCTAACTGCCCCGCTGCTGGGCTTTGCAACTCCAGACTTCTATCTTTCTGAGAATTTCAGTTAAGTAACTTCAGGAATAACGTGCTTTATTTgtgcaaacaaaaacaaagattaGGATACAAGACCTTGAAGTTTTTTGCGATTTGGTGAGAGATGAACTGATGCAGCAAAAGGAGTaaattgaaaatacatttcttctgtctctttcttttcccctgcctCACTTACAGTgttaccttatttttttccGTGGTAtcttttcaaaaaatgtaaAGCACTGTGAGAGCTCTCCCTGGTCCATGTCATCGTCCATATCCACACCTGCTCAGCTCCAGAGTATCGTTTGCCCATAGACAGTGTTTTGTTGCAGAGGATTTGGGCTATGACCAAAAGCGAGCACGCTCACTGCATCCGACGCTGTGATACAGTTCGAATGTTTTCTACCATTTCtgtcatatatttaaaaaatcatccaGCTAATGGAAGGCTGGAATGCACTCCAATGCCGTCAGACTTGCTCACTGCGACAGCCTTGTGCTGATTAGGAAGGCATGAGGCAGAGATTACGCAGTTGTATGTACTTTGCTGGTATAAAGATAGCTGCAGTTACAGCAAGCCCAGTGACTTTTTGTTGTCCGCAGGGGAGTAGATTATCTCTGGGTACgattttcagaaagaagaggggaggaaggtCTTTCTTCTCGAtgtattttcactttctaaaaGATTTCTCTGTCCTTATGCAGTCTTTCACTGCTACTGAGgtagttttctatttttctaagATGCTGTATTAACATTTAAGGGactagtgggttttttttgacgTGCAATAGCTGATTTCATTGCGGGAATTACTGTGCTGCTGATATATCTTCCGATAAACAAAATAGCAGCATAGCAACTGACAGGTTATCTTGAAGACCGTGGACTCACTGTACTCTGTGGGTATTTTTATACAGGAAACACTTTGGAAAGAACAATGTGATCTTGTCTGACATTAGAAAGCCTGCGGATAATGTTTTCTATAGTGGTAAGTGACTGAGGGAGCAAATGGAGAAAATCTTGTCTTTACCTCTGCTCTTGATAGACTAATTGCCAAAGTCTAAATGATACGTGAATTAAGCTGAGCAAGTCGCTCTTCAAAATTTCTGGATAATGCCTTACTGCTTTGAAATCTTGCCATGACATTGATTTGCTCTGTTAGTTATTCccttttctgaatatttttctttgcattttttcactgtttctttgcCACTTGGTTGACCCGAATACCTACTTGAGTCAAGTTGAGCTTGGCCGTTGTGCTCGTGCTGTAAAAACAGATGCATTTATTCTTTTGGAGGGAAGAGGTTGGaatttgtgctttgtttttccatgcTCAGACAATTTTAATGATAAGACGGATGTAGAGTCGGTTTTCCGGATTcttatattttcattagaaactTGCGTAAGTTTCTCTTCATCTTTAACATTTAATGATGTATTTAGGTGTTTGAATAGTGTACGCTAGGTGCTCCCTGTTTTCATGCATTGACTGGATAAAACAGGGGTTCTTTCATCAGTCCTTTGTTGAGGTAAAGGTAGCAGTTTCCCTTCATTTCTCCTGTGTATTTACTAATTTATTGGCCACTGCTGTTAGGAGGTGTGCATTCTGCTGTGCAGTCAAGTCCTCAATAGAGACATGGTCGAGAAGCAGCAATTCTGAGTGTTATCTAGAACTTTTCTTGACCTCCATTCTTGGCATTCAGTTTCCTACTGGTCCCATTTCTTCTAGGTCCTTTTATCTACGCAGATATCTTGGACTACAAGAATTTACGTGAGATAGTGGTGAATAATCGGATAACTTGGCTCTTCCACTACAGCGCTTTGCTCAGTGCTGTTGGAGAAGCAAACGTCCCTTTGGCCAGAGCGGTAAATATTACCGGTATGTGACAAGGGTTTCAAGTTCATGACTTCTGCAGAGGCTTGAGAAAGTGCAGTGTATGTTCTGATAAATCCCTTTGTTTGTTCCAGGTTTGCACAATGTTCTGGATATTGCAGCTGAGCATAATTTGAGACTCTTTGTTCCAAGCACTATTGGAGCCTTTGGACCCACGTCTCCTCGAGATCCAACTCCTGATCTCTGCATTCAGAGGCCAAGGACAATCTATGGAGTCTCCAAGGTTCACGCTGAGCTCATGGGAGAAGtgagaatttttaatttttatttatttcatgaaaGTTCTGTGAGATCTTTGTTGCTTTTGGAAGATTCCTCACTGTGgtggttattttttccccccattttttccttccttcaggcTTTACTACCCAATAGTAGTCTGAGGCAGCTCTTAAGGACAAATACCTTCTGAGTTTTGTTggaaaaagtacaaaaattggaagctggcaaacatcTGACTTTCGATATCGCTTCTTTCCCTGGCTCTTTTGTCCATGAGGTCAAACGAGGCCTCTCTGCCCCCTCGGCCAATATGAACAGCATTGCATAAGTGACAGTGTACAAAGCCTTGCAAAAGCGTGCTAGACAGCGACGGCTTTTGCTCAGCTACCTGGCGGGGAATGGAGGCTGTTCAGTaggtctttttctttcatccctGTCATGGGACGGTCACAGAACGAAGGTTCATCTTGCGGCAGGTTTGTCCTGTGAAATCAATATGTCGTGTGGCCTTGAGGTGTAAAGCTCcgtttctctcctcctcccataGTACTACCATTACCGGTACGGCCTAGACTTCCGCTGCCTGAGGTATCCAGGAATTATATCTGCTGACTCTCAGCCTGGCGGAGGAACAACTGGTAAGTGGCTTGTGCGTAGTTCGCAGCAGTGCAGgcaagaacagcaaaaacataAGCCAATATGgtcatttttaatgtgtttgtaGAAATGTAATCTGTGGCAGTACAGAGCATCAGTGTAGGGATGCTCTTTCGACAGCGTTACAGTACTTTTGTCCGTTCCAGCCTAGGGCATAATTTCGTAGCCTTTACGTTTAAACAGTATCTGAGAGATTTTGAGTTAATTACGCTCACTGAGaccatttcctttaaaaatattttacattccgCTGCCTTGGTGCAATGTGCAAATGCTCAAATAGCATCGGGATAGTTCGGAATGACTTTCACAATGTAAATTGTCCACAGTTCTGCTGCTAGACTTGGGGGTGGCCTGAGGATTGTTGACTGTCATGAAGTGAACAACAGGTTGAAGCGGATGAGTACACGCATCCATTGTTCTTCTCTACAGATTATGCTGTCCAGATTTTCCACGATGCCATGAAGACCGGCAAATTTCAGTGCAACCTAAAGCCGGACACTCGTCTCCCTATGATGTATATTGATGACTGTCTGAGAGCGACTCTGGAGGTCATGGAGGCCCCCGCAGAGGCACTGAGCATGAGGACATACAACATCAGTGCCATGAGCTTCACTCCTGAAGAGCTGGCGCAAGAGGTGCAGAAGCATGTTCCTGAGCTCCAGGTGACCTACAATGTGGATGAAGTCAGGCAGGCCATAGGTTAGTATCAGCTTCTTTGGCAGCGGGTAAGAAAAAACAATAGGTGGCTCTACGTTAAGGGCAaaacaaagtttttctttttaggcacTTGCAAATTGCTCCAGTTCAAGTCTAACAGTTTGAAATTCAGCTTTAATAGTTCAAATGGCCAGTGAGGATACATCTTAAAGTTtgaaaaaatttttcttaaacCTTATGCTctgtgttcctttttcttttcactgcagCTGACAGCTGGCCGATGAACTTTGATGACAGGAACGCCCGGAGGGATTGGGGTTGGAAACATGATTATGATCTCCCTGAGCTGGTGACTACAATGTTCAGCTTCCTTGGGTCTGACTCCAGGATTGCTCAAGCTAACTGAAATACTTTGTAAGATATTTCCAGATTTCCACAAAGGACCAGGAAGAAATGGCTGAAATTAGTTTATAATTTTCTGAGTCTTAGAGCatgttgtttattattatttttgtaagtaGCAATAGAGTTGGGCAGGAACATATTGTAGCAGGAGTGTACTATTAGGTAAACAACATCACGTTTGGCACTGTTTCCAAGCACAGCACCAATGACAAAGGTGGAATTCTTGAACTTTCACACTTAATCagctagaaaaacaaaaaaaagcaaggacTTACTCCTGGCTGATGACTCGCCGATTGTTCCggctgcctgcctctgctgtggCGAACAACCTGGGGCAATATGTCAAACCTGGTGTTTCAGGCATATCCTCGCAAAGTTAACGATAGGGTTTCCATTTTCCTGGTGGAGGATGTTAGATCATAGTAAAATATGatcctttctgttctttgcttgCAAAAGAGACATCGGAAGAGCTACTTCATGTTTCCAAATTGTAGGGGTCGTTGCAATTCCAGTTTGAAGTCAAACTTTGGTTGATCGTTcctatacatatatatatatatatagagagagagagagagtgctGTATAAACATACACTTTTCTATACATAGGGCATACAAAGTAGCATTATTCTTGTAATGCTTGTAAATGTGAAGGGGAATAGGACTTGAATTCTCAttaagctttcaaaaaataGGGTTTACAAGCTAATCTTTGTCCTGTTCTTTGAAAGCGCTGCCTTCATTTTAACCTTGGAGGTAGATCAGAAATCCGAATTGCTGTTACGTATATGTGAATCTGGGGCGTATTTCAAGAAGGTAATGCCCGGGTATGGGTTTATGGGTAATTAGCACTACTTTTGGTCATCCCAGTTGTTTGCCGTGCTAGCACGATGACGTACTGCCTGGAGCAAGTTTTAAGGGCGGGCTGATGATGGAGCCTTACGGTAGAGTCAAGTCAGCCTCTGAAATCTGTTCACATTCACTATGTTTTCCGCGTGCACTGTAAGTGTATTTGTAGATGCTATTTATGTGTAACTGTCACACGCTTTTATTCTTTAGAGAGGGATCCAGAAGCTGAAACCATCTTCTAGCTACAGTTAAGGGCCGTTCTGCTCATTGATTTCCATGCAGAGGTGATTCTGGGATTAACAAGGGACCCTTAGCAGGTGCATGCAAGGAAGATCTGTCTAGCTGAAAGCTACTTAGGAGACTTTGAGGAATTACAAACtgtggaaagagagagagagacaggaaaGCCATTTTGGGTCAAATACTGGTTTCCATGGATGTGAATCTGTGCCATGGGCTACTATAGCTATGGCATGCCTTGGGAAGCATAtacatcttttgttttcagaatgacTGGAAATTCCCTATATGAAGCTCTCCCTCTTCTGTCTTGTATACTCCAATAGTGTGTGTAGGGAAACACAGTCaagtatctattttttttttttgcctacaaCCTGTTTGCCGTGTTTTCTGTGACGATGCTGTGGCAGTTGTGAGTCCGTCGCGCTCTCTGTAACCCTGCGGTGATTCCTCAGTAAGTGGATAACCGACATGACCAGATTTCTGTCTCTTTGCAAAGGAAACTACATGGTGCAGGGAATATGTTTTTCTCATGAAAGGAACCTTCAAATGGAAGATTCTGTGGTGAAACCCAGTTATTTTAAGCGTTAAACTTGTATCTCTTGACTTTGTATGTATCTTACTTTGGCAAAGTACGCGCTTCCCAGGTATTTAAGCTCAGAAACCTCTAAGGTTGTGGCCTGTtattgaaactttttttttatactgtttaCGTTTCTGAAAATACAAGTTTTTAAACTTTGGCCGCTGTTGTAACTATCACATTGTTCAAGTGTAATATTTGGCCCAATGGGCCAGCAAAGTTGGCCCTCCGTTCATACCCTCCAAGGAAAGACTGGCTCAGGTTTTGTCCTCAGCCCTGCCAAAACAGGGTTATCTCCTAGTGAACTGTCGCGCTGAGCCGTCAGGTGAAGGGCTTTAATATGAGCTGAAGTGTCTCGTCCGTTCCAGTCTTTCATACATCAGACCCTGGGAACTCCTCGTTGCCTCCGTTCCATGAGATGTCTAAAATAAAGACGTGTTGACGGGTCTCACTCCATTTCTTTACATCAGTCAGAGCGATGGGGTCTGCTCCCCTCACCCTTGTTCAAGGCTGCAACTAACACTGTCGAGAGTGAAGAGCAAGAATGTTCTCTTTCCTGAAACGCGCTGTCCTTGCTTGTGGCATTGCATGAAAGCTTTGCGTAAGGTGTTGCAACGAAGGTGAAATTCAAACCTACGGCTTTTTGAACAGaagtttctcctttctttttttttttttttcccccctcctcttttttgcaaaatctgaaataaaccATATGGCAACAGAGAGTTGTTTGGAGGTAACAAGGTGGTGACAGTCAGGGAACGTGATTAGAGATGTCTACAGGGTCTGAGTCCTGTTTGAAGTTCTGGTTTGTGACCTGTGACCAATGACACGTATTTTTTCCCTATCTTGCCCGTTAACTTCTGTTGTAACTATGTTACAGTATTTTCGGTATTATACATTTTGTACCACATCAGATTGATTTAACTTTTGCTACCAGTTTGAAGTTTGACTTCTGGGCAGAGACTTCTCTCGAGACATTTGAGCATCGTAGCTGTTAAATTaccttttcaggaaaaaaaaaaagaaaagttaagacTATTTTTTCAACTATTGCAAGTTGTGGATAATGCCTCCTTTAATAAAATCCTATGCAGATGTATCCTTGTTTTGTCATCTTTGTTTAGAGCACGCAAGAGCAGTGGTGAAGGATGCTGGTTAGTGCTGAAAGATGCGGACAGCCCCGGGTGCCCAGTCCGTGCAGTGACTCTCAGCCATTTGTATGTTCAACTCTCTGCTGACGGTTCCAGTCGCTCCGTACAGCGCCGTTACCCTTCAGTGAGCCACGAGGCAGGTGTCCGGGCTGCGCTTGTAGGCGGCGGCTCTCCAGCAAGTGCTGGCTTTCAAGTATTCCTCTGTCACTTCTGGATTTCTCAGCCCTTTCTGGTGTTGAGAAGCCAGTTGGTCTGTTCTTCAGTtatgttttctgtctctctaCATCTGTGCAGCTTTGAAAGGGCAAGAAAAGAGCAATGGTGTTCTGAGGGAGGAGCTTTAAAACACGCACCCCAAGAATTTAAGAGTGTGGGGTTCTcatttctgtgtctgtgcagGTCTTGACTCCAGCTGTTGCACAAACCAATAATGTTGGTCATTGGGAGAAGGTTGTGCAGACTCCTAATAATTCACCATGGGCCCACCCTGCCTTGTTAACCGATGAACAATCACTCCCTCCAGGTTAAACAAAGCCTTTCCCTCCTCCTACACCTCAACTTTCT
This Phalacrocorax aristotelis chromosome 3, bGulAri2.1, whole genome shotgun sequence DNA region includes the following protein-coding sequences:
- the LOC142054244 gene encoding L-threonine 3-dehydrogenase, mitochondrial-like, which gives rise to MPIVKNVSRAVSQLLQSSGCGCGISIVPVRCIGVSPRQVASDASFHSVSFSDTDHPRVLITGGLGQLGVGLAKLLRKHFGKNNVILSDIRKPADNVFYSGPFIYADILDYKNLREIVVNNRITWLFHYSALLSAVGEANVPLARAVNITGLHNVLDIAAEHNLRLFVPSTIGAFGPTSPRDPTPDLCIQRPRTIYGVSKVHAELMGEYYHYRYGLDFRCLRYPGIISADSQPGGGTTDYAVQIFHDAMKTGKFQCNLKPDTRLPMMYIDDCLRATLEVMEAPAEALSMRTYNISAMSFTPEELAQEVQKHVPELQVTYNVDEVRQAIADSWPMNFDDRNARRDWGWKHDYDLPELVTTMFSFLGSDSRIAQAN